Below is a genomic region from Prolixibacteraceae bacterium.
ATTCAAAACAATGAGTCTATACCACTCATTGTTTTAGATGAAAATGACAATATTATTAACTCTCGTAATATCGATGATAAGTCACCCAAGATACTAGAGGTTGCTTTAGAAGAGATGAAACAGCATTATCCTCCTATTGAGATTCAATTGGTGGGAAATAAGAAGAATATCATCTATTATGATGATTCTATATGGTTGAAACGATTACGTTTTTTTCCGTATGTGCAGATCTTATTGGTGGGACTTCTTTTTATCGCATTTTGGTGGTTTTACCGAAGGCAAAATGCAATGGACAAACATCTTTTATGGGTTGGGTTGGCAAAAGAGACAGCTCACCAACTAGGAACTCCAATTAGTGCATTACAAGCTTGGTTAGACCTTTTAGAGTTGGAGGATGGAGCTGAGTCTATCTCAAAAGAGATGAGAAGAGATGTGATGCATTTATCTGCTATCGCAGAACGTTTCTCCATGATTGGGTCTGTACCATCTATGGAGGATTATTCGTTGGTAAAGCTCGTGGAAGACCGTATTGCATACTTCAAACCAAGAGCTCCCAAGAAAGTTCGCTTTATTCACTCTAACGATGAAGAGTTGGTATTTCCAATGAATAAAATATTGTTAGGATGGGTGTTTGAGAATTTAATTAAAAATGCATTAGACTCCATTGAAGGTTCAG
It encodes:
- a CDS encoding HAMP domain-containing histidine kinase, producing MRNRRLYNLLILFLSIITGFGTLWFTQVLVERLKTEEHQKVLNIAGATRLLSNTTVSFDNNYSFIIDIIQNNESIPLIVLDENDNIINSRNIDDKSPKILEVALEEMKQHYPPIEIQLVGNKKNIIYYDDSIWLKRLRFFPYVQILLVGLLFIAFWWFYRRQNAMDKHLLWVGLAKETAHQLGTPISALQAWLDLLELEDGAESISKEMRRDVMHLSAIAERFSMIGSVPSMEDYSLVKLVEDRIAYFKPRAPKKVRFIHSNDEELVFPMNKILLGWVFENLIKNALDSIEGSGEIVFSYGKEKDQVYIEIKDSGKGIPLTMQKKIFNTGFSTKPRGWGLGLSLARRIVEEYHGGRIRLIKSVESQGSVFRVTLRAKSTTGN